In Actinopolyspora saharensis, the genomic window CAGGATGAAGTTCCTGGTCGCCGACTGGGGCGCGGAGAAGTTCCGCGAGGTGCTGGAGAACGAGTACCTCGGCCGTGAGCTCCTCGACGGCCCCGCTCCCCCGATCCCGGAGGGCGCGCGCGACCACGTGGGGGTTCACGAGCAGGTCGACGGCAACTACTACGTGGGTGTGACCTCGGTCGCCGGGCGGGTGAGCGGCTCCAAGCTCATCGAGGTCGCCGAGGCCGCCGAGCGAGTGGGCTCGCGCCGGGTGCGCACCACCGTGGAGCAGAACCTGCTCGTGCTCGACGTCCCCGGTTCCGAGGTCGAGGGCCTCATCTCCGAGCTGGACCAGCTCGGGCTGCACGCTCGTCCCTCCTCCTGGCGCCGCAGCGTCATGGCCTGCACCGGGATCGAGTTCTGCAAGCTGGCCATCGTCGAGACCAAGAACCGCGCCACGGACCTGGTCGAGGACCTGGAACGCAGGTTGAAGGACGTGCAGGGCGACATCGAAAAGCCCGTGACGGTCAACCTGAACGGCTGCCCGAACGCCTGCGCGCGCACCCAGGTCTCCGACATCGGCCTCAAGGGCCAGCTTGTCCGGGACGAGGAGGGCAACCAGGTCGAGGGGTTCCAGGTCCACCTGGGCGGCGGACTCGGCCGGGACGCCGGTTTCGGCCGCAAGATACGGGGGCACAAGGTGACCTCCGCCGAGGTGGGCGATTACGTGGAGCGTCTGGTGCGTCGCTACCTCGAGCAACGCTCCTCCGACGAGACTTTTGCCGAGTGGGCCAACCGCGTGAGTGATGAGGCGCTAACGTGAACGGGGGACATTCGACGGACTCCGGACCCGAAGGCAGGGCCGTTCCGTTCTACTGCCCGTACTGCGGCGATGAGGAACTCATGCCGCAGGCTGAACCTGCCGGCGCGTGGAAATGCCAGGCGTGCCGCCGTGTGTTCACGGTAAGACTCGCAGGATTGGCGCTGACCGAGGAGGACGAGGAACCATGACCGCGGAGAGCACCCCCGATATCGGCGTTCGGCGTGGCGACGAAGAGCTGCGAGCTCTCGTGGAGCAGGGCCGTGAACAGCTGTCCGAAGCGAGCGCCGAGGAGGTGCTCTCCTGGGCGTCACGGACCTTCGGTGACAACCTGATCGTGGCTTCCAACATGCAGGACGCCTCGCTCGTGGACCTGACCTCGAAGATCCACCCCGGTGTGGACGTCCTCTTCCTGGAGACCGGGTACCACTTCGCCGAGACGCTCGGCACCAGGGACGCGGTCGCGCAGATGTACGACGTCAACATCATCAACGCGATGCCCGAGCAAACCGTGGAGCAGCAGGACGCCTCCGAGGGAGCCCGGCTGTACGAGCGGAATCCGGAGCGGTGCTGCCACCTGCGCAAGGTTCTCCCGCTCCAGAACACCCTCGCCCGCTACGAGGCGTGGGTCACGGGTCTGCGGCGGGTCGACTCGCCCACCCGGACGAACACTCCGCTGATCACCTGGGACGACCGGAACAATCTGGTGAAGGTGAATCCGCTCGCCGCTTGGACGGACGAGGACATGGACAATTACATAGCCGAGCACAACGTGCTGGTCAATCCGTTGGTGCCCGCCGGTTACCCCTCGATCGGGTGCCAACCGTGCACGGCCAAGCCCGGGGCCGGTGAGCACCCGCGCAGTGGTCGCTGGGCCGGGTCCTCGAAGACGGAGTGCGGGCTGCACGCCTGAGCCCACGAGCGCGGAAATGGCGCGGTGCGGTGCTGCCGTGGCCGGGCCTGCGGTGTCACCGGCACCGTGACATCCCTCGACGGGGTGAACTGATAACTGTGTAAGGGCACGCTGATGACGACGGAAGCGATCATGGATCAGAATCTCGACCTGCCGGAAGATCCGGCGATAGCCGAGGCTCCGCCACAAGTGGACAACCTCGATGCGCTGGAGTCCGAGGCGATTCACATCTTCCGGGAGGTTGCCGGGGAGTTCGACCGCCCGGTGATCCTGTTCTCCGGAGGCAAGGACTCCACGGTGCTGCTGCACCTGGCGCTGAAGGCCTTCCGCCCCGCGCCCGTGCCGTTCCCGTTGCTGCACGTGGACACCGGCCACAACTTCGAAGAGGTCCTGCAGTTCCGCGACGAGCTCGTGGACAGGCACGACCTGCGACTGGTCGTGGAAAGGGTGCAGGACTGGATCGACGACGGCAGGCTCAGCGAGCGTCCGGACGGCACGCGCAACCCGCTGCAGACCCAGCCGCTGCTCGAGGCTATCGAGAAGAACCGGTTCGACGCCGTGTTCGGGGGCGGCCGCCGGGACGAGGAACGCGCCCGCGCCAAGGAGCGCGTGTTCAGCCTGCGCGACTCCTTCGGCCAGTGGGACCCGCGCAGGCAGCGGCCCGAGTTGTGGAACCTCTACAACGGCAAGCACCGCGCCGGGGAGCACATGCGCGTGTTCCCGCTGTCCAACTGGACCGAGCTGGACGTGTGGCGCTACATCCAGCGCGAGAAGATCGAGCTCGCCGAGCTCTACTACGCCCACCGCAGGAAGGTCTTCGCCCGGGACGGCATGTGGTTGACCTCGGGCCCCTGGGGCGGACCCCGCGAGGGCGAGGAGGTCGTCGAGAAGACGGTGCGCTACCGCACCGTCGGTGACGGTTCGTGCACCGGGGCGGTGGAGTCCGAGGCCTACACGGTGGACGACGTGATCGCCGAGGTCGCCGCGAGCCATCTGACCGAGCGCGGAGCGACGAGGGCCGACGACAGGATGTCCGAGGCCGCCATGGAGGACCGTAAGCGGGAGGGCTACTTCTGATGACCGACGAGACCGAGACCCTCACGCGATTCGCCCCGGACAGCGGCACCGAGGTCGCTCTCCCGGTGCACACCGATCTGCTGCGGCTCGCCACCGCGGGCTCCGTGGACGACGGCAAGAGCACTCTGGTCGGACGGCTGCTGCACGACACGAAGTCGGTGCTGGCCGACCAGCTCGAGGCCGTGCACCGGGTCAGCGCCGACCGCGGCCTGAGTCAGCCGGACCTGTCGCTGCTCGTGGACGGATTGCGCGCGGAGCGGGAGCAGGGCATCACCATCGATGTCGCCTACCGCTACTTCGCCACGCCCAAGCGCACCTTCGTGCTCGCCGACACCCCGGGGCACGTGCAGTACACGAGGAACACCGTCACCGGGGCCTCCACCGCTCAGCTGGCCGTGCTGCTCGTCGACGCCCGCAAGGGCGTGCTGGAGCAGACCCGCAGGCACGCGGCCGTCCTCGCCCTGCTGGGGGTTCCCAGGCTGGTGCTGGCGGTCAACAAGATCGACATGGTCGACTTCGACGAGTCGGTGCACACTTCGATCGCGGAGGAGTTCACCGAGCACGCCAGGGCGCTCGGCTACTCCGACGATCACGTGGTCACCGTTCCGGTCTCCGCGCTGCACGGCGACAACGTGGTGGAGCGCTCCGAGCGCACTCCCTGGTACACGGGCCCGTCGCTGCTGGAGCACCTGGAGAACGTTCCGGTCGCGCCCGACCCGCACGACGCCCCGTTCCGACTTCCGGTGCAGTACGTCATCCGTCCGCGCACCGCCGAGCACCCGGACTACCGCGGTTACGCGGGCCAGGTGGCTGCGGGCGTCGTCTCGGAGGGGGACGAGGTCACCGTGCTCCCCGGCGGGGCGCGCAGCAGGGTGGCCAAGGTGGACACGCCCGACGGCTCCGTTCCCAGTGCCGCCGCGGGCCGCTCGGTGACGGTCCTGCTGGAGGACGACTTGGACATCGCGCGCGGCGACGTCATCGTTTCCGCCGCGAGCCAGCCCCG contains:
- a CDS encoding phosphoadenylyl-sulfate reductase; translated protein: MTAESTPDIGVRRGDEELRALVEQGREQLSEASAEEVLSWASRTFGDNLIVASNMQDASLVDLTSKIHPGVDVLFLETGYHFAETLGTRDAVAQMYDVNIINAMPEQTVEQQDASEGARLYERNPERCCHLRKVLPLQNTLARYEAWVTGLRRVDSPTRTNTPLITWDDRNNLVKVNPLAAWTDEDMDNYIAEHNVLVNPLVPAGYPSIGCQPCTAKPGAGEHPRSGRWAGSSKTECGLHA
- the cysD gene encoding sulfate adenylyltransferase subunit CysD encodes the protein MTTEAIMDQNLDLPEDPAIAEAPPQVDNLDALESEAIHIFREVAGEFDRPVILFSGGKDSTVLLHLALKAFRPAPVPFPLLHVDTGHNFEEVLQFRDELVDRHDLRLVVERVQDWIDDGRLSERPDGTRNPLQTQPLLEAIEKNRFDAVFGGGRRDEERARAKERVFSLRDSFGQWDPRRQRPELWNLYNGKHRAGEHMRVFPLSNWTELDVWRYIQREKIELAELYYAHRRKVFARDGMWLTSGPWGGPREGEEVVEKTVRYRTVGDGSCTGAVESEAYTVDDVIAEVAASHLTERGATRADDRMSEAAMEDRKREGYF
- a CDS encoding sulfate adenylyltransferase subunit 1; this translates as MTDETETLTRFAPDSGTEVALPVHTDLLRLATAGSVDDGKSTLVGRLLHDTKSVLADQLEAVHRVSADRGLSQPDLSLLVDGLRAEREQGITIDVAYRYFATPKRTFVLADTPGHVQYTRNTVTGASTAQLAVLLVDARKGVLEQTRRHAAVLALLGVPRLVLAVNKIDMVDFDESVHTSIAEEFTEHARALGYSDDHVVTVPVSALHGDNVVERSERTPWYTGPSLLEHLENVPVAPDPHDAPFRLPVQYVIRPRTAEHPDYRGYAGQVAAGVVSEGDEVTVLPGGARSRVAKVDTPDGSVPSAAAGRSVTVLLEDDLDIARGDVIVSAASQPRVTDEIEATVCWLAEKPLAPRARVLVKHGTRTVQAKVAELSTRFDEQELSGVGAPEQLELNEIGKVRFQTSESLPVDEYAESKRTGSFIVLDPSDGSTLAAGLVGVPLAPLAAAAVD